One genomic segment of Musa acuminata AAA Group cultivar baxijiao chromosome BXJ3-3, Cavendish_Baxijiao_AAA, whole genome shotgun sequence includes these proteins:
- the LOC135634217 gene encoding uncharacterized protein LOC135634217 translates to MEVVGGRLGRLSTRYAPATVFSGPVRKWKKRWIPLSAPNSNAAANANGARSNLLLYKWAPVSSPANGTPQAEEPPPKKFRYVPISVIEEQKQEAAEKLDDENKPVEADPSLQPNQIDSSDTKPDMNNIAVEEAQASDKDQVAAEDSNRTNFDLNLGLKAAEGDRETKSRNAEQDEAGDQPDKVSSGKNMEMKSATNSEPPNKLKRKAVAADLKTRV, encoded by the exons ATGGAGGTGGTGGGGGGTCGCCTGGGCCGCTTGTCGACCCGGTACGCGCCGGCGACGGTCTTCAGCGGCCCGGTGAGGAAGTGGAAGAAGAGGTGGATCCCCCTCTCCGCCCCCAATAGCAACGCCGCCGCCAACGCCAACGGTGCTCGCTCCAACCTCCTTCTCTACAAGTGGGCTCCCGTCTCCTCCCCGGCCAACGGCACCCCCCAGGCCGAGGAGCCCCCGCCGAAGAAGTTCCGATACGTTCCG ATCTCggtaattgaagaacaaaaacaagaagCTGCTGAAAAGCTTGATGACGAGAATAAACCTGTTGAAGCTGATCCTTCTTTGCAGCCAAACCAGATTGATTCTTCTGATACAAAACCTGACATGAATAACATTGCAGTGGAAGAAGCCCAG GCTTCAGACAAGGACCAAGTTGCAGCAGAGGATAGCAACCGAACTAATTTTGACTTGAATTTGGGTTTGAAAGCTGCTGAAGGTGACCGGGAAACCAAATCCAGAAATGCTGAGCAGGATGAAGCAGGTGATCAGCCAGATAAAGTAAGCTCAGGCAAGAACATGGAAATGAAGTCTGCAACAAATTCAGAACCCCCAAATAAGCTGAAGAGGAAAGCTGTTGCTGCCGATCTTAAAACGAGAGTATGA